In one Candidatus Methylomirabilota bacterium genomic region, the following are encoded:
- a CDS encoding ABC transporter ATP-binding protein, with amino-acid sequence MILLDVRGVTKRYGGLVANNAISFQVGHGELVGIIGPNGAGKSTLFDLVTGFQSADEGQVLLEGEPVTRLRPDEISRRGVGRTFQKLRPFTQMTVVENVMVGAFQKTTDPARARREAMEALDRVGLADKGEAHARVLSTGQRKRLELARALATQPRLLLLDEVTGGVDQRSIPALVELVRRLHGEGASLIVIEHNMGVIMGISQRIVALNLGEVIADGPPAIVGRDPRVVEAYLGQAYVA; translated from the coding sequence ATGATCTTGCTCGACGTCCGCGGCGTCACCAAGCGCTATGGCGGTCTCGTCGCCAACAACGCGATCTCCTTCCAGGTCGGCCATGGCGAGCTGGTCGGGATCATCGGGCCGAACGGGGCGGGCAAGTCCACGCTCTTCGATCTCGTGACGGGCTTCCAGTCGGCCGACGAGGGGCAGGTGCTCCTCGAGGGCGAGCCGGTCACCCGGCTCCGCCCAGATGAGATCAGCCGGCGCGGCGTTGGTCGCACCTTTCAGAAGCTCAGGCCCTTCACCCAGATGACCGTGGTCGAGAACGTGATGGTCGGCGCCTTCCAGAAGACCACGGACCCCGCCCGCGCCCGGCGAGAGGCCATGGAGGCCCTCGACCGTGTGGGGCTGGCCGACAAGGGGGAGGCGCACGCGCGTGTGCTGTCCACGGGACAGCGCAAGCGCCTCGAGCTCGCGCGCGCCCTCGCCACTCAGCCGCGCCTGCTCCTCCTGGATGAAGTCACGGGCGGAGTGGATCAGCGCAGCATCCCCGCGCTGGTCGAGCTGGTGCGCAGGCTCCACGGCGAGGGCGCGAGCCTCATCGTCATCGAGCACAACATGGGCGTGATCATGGGCATCTCTCAGCGCATCGTGGCCCTGAATCTGGGCGAGGTCATCGCCGACGGGCCGCCCGCGATCGTCGGGCGTGACCCGCGCGTGGTCGAGGCCTACCTGGGCCAGGCCTATGTCGCCTGA
- a CDS encoding hydantoinase B/oxoprolinase family protein codes for MSGEHTTQFDPITLDICWNRLIGVVNEQAAALMRTSFTSIVREAGDLSAGVFDRRGWMVAQAVTGTPGHINSMALAMKHILDVYPVDAWQPGDVVITNDPWKTSGHLNDVTICNPVFRGRDLIAFFASTCHSADIGGHVLSAEAREVYEEGLFIPIMKLYKGGRINAALEAMIRSNVRVPDLVMGDFHAQIAGGAVGGDHLLEFMEEFGLERLEPLSDEIVTRTERAMREAIGRLRPGHYEYAITSDGYGEPVTITCRCEVAGESLWVDFTGSSPASRRGVNVVMNYTEAYTTYGVKVIVSPDVPNNEGAFRVLRITAPEGSILNVQHPAPVAARHVVGHFLPHVVAGALKQALPDQVMAEGSANIWGIQLSGKDKRKQPFVYTFFGSGGTGARPTKDGLSATAFPSGVLGTPVEVVETLAPLLVERKALRDGSGGDGRFRGGLGQVMGFRVLSDEPATCSVFCDRTTIPAQGFFGGEPGARGALLINGQAPENPKAEQVLQPGDLIELFMPGGGGFGPPAERDPALRARDRLEGYVTA; via the coding sequence ATGAGCGGCGAGCACACCACTCAGTTCGATCCCATCACGCTCGACATCTGCTGGAACCGGCTGATCGGCGTCGTCAACGAGCAGGCGGCGGCCCTCATGCGCACGTCGTTCACCTCCATCGTCCGCGAGGCGGGTGATCTTTCCGCGGGCGTCTTCGACCGCCGAGGCTGGATGGTGGCGCAGGCGGTGACGGGCACGCCGGGGCACATCAACTCCATGGCGCTGGCCATGAAGCACATCCTCGACGTGTATCCGGTGGACGCGTGGCAGCCCGGGGACGTGGTCATCACCAACGACCCGTGGAAGACCTCGGGCCACCTCAACGACGTGACGATCTGCAATCCGGTCTTCCGGGGCCGCGACCTCATCGCCTTCTTCGCCTCGACCTGCCACTCCGCCGACATCGGCGGCCACGTCCTCTCCGCCGAGGCTCGCGAGGTCTACGAGGAAGGGCTCTTCATCCCCATCATGAAGCTGTACAAGGGCGGTCGGATCAACGCCGCGCTCGAAGCCATGATCCGATCCAATGTGCGCGTGCCCGATCTCGTCATGGGCGACTTCCATGCCCAGATCGCCGGGGGCGCCGTGGGCGGCGACCACCTCCTGGAGTTCATGGAGGAGTTCGGGCTCGAGAGACTGGAGCCGCTCTCCGACGAGATCGTCACGCGTACGGAGCGCGCCATGCGCGAGGCCATCGGACGGCTGCGGCCCGGCCACTACGAATACGCCATCACCTCTGACGGCTACGGCGAGCCCGTGACCATCACCTGTCGCTGCGAGGTCGCGGGCGAGAGCCTCTGGGTCGATTTCACCGGGTCATCGCCCGCGAGCCGGCGCGGCGTCAACGTCGTGATGAACTACACGGAGGCCTATACCACCTACGGCGTCAAGGTCATCGTCAGCCCCGACGTGCCGAACAACGAGGGCGCCTTCCGCGTGCTCCGCATCACGGCCCCCGAGGGAAGCATCCTCAACGTGCAGCACCCCGCGCCCGTGGCCGCCCGGCACGTGGTCGGGCACTTCCTGCCCCACGTGGTGGCGGGGGCGCTCAAGCAGGCGCTGCCCGATCAGGTCATGGCCGAAGGCTCGGCCAATATCTGGGGCATACAGCTCTCGGGCAAGGACAAGCGGAAGCAGCCCTTCGTCTACACCTTCTTCGGCTCGGGGGGCACGGGCGCGCGCCCCACCAAGGACGGTCTCTCCGCCACCGCTTTCCCTTCGGGGGTGCTCGGCACGCCCGTCGAGGTCGTGGAGACGCTCGCCCCCCTCCTCGTCGAGCGCAAGGCGCTGCGTGACGGCTCGGGCGGCGACGGCCGCTTCCGCGGCGGGCTGGGCCAGGTCATGGGCTTCCGCGTCCTCTCCGACGAGCCGGCGACATGTTCGGTCTTCTGCGACCGGACCACGATCCCGGCGCAGGGCTTCTTCGGAGGCGAGCCCGGCGCCCGAGGCGCGCTCCTCATCAACGGCCAGGCGCCTGAGAATCCCAAGGCGGAGCAGGTCCTCCAGCCGGGCGACCTCATCGAGCTCTTCATGCCGGGCGGGGGCGGCTTCGGGCCTCCGGCCGAGCGCGATCCCGCCCTGCGGGCGCGCGATCGCCTCGAGGGCTACGTCACCGCATAG
- a CDS encoding branched-chain amino acid ABC transporter permease encodes MTAEVLVQGLVSGLLMGFVYALIAAGLSLIFGLMEIVNFAHGEFLMGAMFATFWAWALWKLDPLVSLPLTLALLALLGLLVYHGLIRWILGAPMLAQIFATFGLAIFMRAAAQALWGADFRLVKNPLVDGRVSLGGVFIGLPQLVASVGALVAFGFLYWFIRRTETGLALQATSQDRQAAMLMGIDTQRMFALGWAIGAACVGAAGALLAMFFYIFPDVGATFALLAYVTVALGGFGNVPATLLAGVIVGVVEVLGGLLIAPALKYAVVFSLYLVVVLWRPQGLLGRF; translated from the coding sequence GTGACGGCCGAGGTTCTCGTCCAGGGGCTGGTGAGCGGGCTCCTGATGGGATTCGTCTACGCGCTGATCGCGGCGGGGCTCTCCCTGATCTTCGGCCTCATGGAGATCGTCAACTTCGCCCACGGGGAATTTCTGATGGGGGCGATGTTCGCGACGTTCTGGGCGTGGGCGCTGTGGAAGCTCGATCCTCTCGTCTCCCTGCCCCTCACTCTCGCCCTCCTGGCCCTCCTCGGCCTGCTCGTCTACCACGGGCTCATCCGGTGGATCCTCGGCGCGCCCATGCTCGCCCAGATCTTCGCCACCTTCGGCCTCGCCATCTTCATGCGCGCGGCCGCCCAGGCCCTGTGGGGCGCGGACTTCCGGCTCGTCAAGAATCCGCTGGTCGACGGCCGCGTCTCCCTCGGCGGAGTCTTCATCGGGCTGCCCCAACTCGTGGCCAGCGTGGGGGCGCTGGTGGCCTTCGGCTTCCTGTACTGGTTCATCCGGAGGACCGAGACGGGGCTGGCCCTCCAGGCCACGTCCCAGGACCGCCAGGCCGCCATGCTCATGGGCATCGACACGCAGAGGATGTTCGCCCTCGGCTGGGCCATCGGGGCCGCCTGCGTGGGCGCGGCGGGCGCGCTCCTGGCCATGTTCTTCTACATCTTCCCCGATGTGGGCGCGACCTTCGCGCTCCTCGCCTACGTCACGGTGGCCCTCGGCGGCTTCGGTAATGTGCCGGCCACCCTCCTGGCCGGCGTCATCGTGGGTGTCGTGGAGGTGCTGGGCGGGCTCCTGATCGCGCCCGCGCTCAAGTACGCCGTGGTGTTCTCGCTCTACCTCGTGGTCGTGCTCTGGCGGCCCCAGGGCCTCCTGGGACGCTTCTGA
- a CDS encoding ABC transporter substrate-binding protein, producing the protein MRRAVRLLSLALSAVFATASASHAQAPKEVVIGVIYPLSGNLAQIGIDSVTAMKMAVELYNTKSDLNLPAMKKTTEGLPGLGGAKIRLIVVDHQGKPDVGQAEAERLITQEKVTAILGSVFSSVTATTSQVAERYGVPHMNGESSSPSLTERGFKWFFRTSPHDGHFTLAMFDFLKDFEKKKGVKFKTVGLMHEDTLFGADSGKVQEELAKKYGYEVVLNMAYRAKTTSLDAEVGRLKAAGPDVFFPTSYTSDAVLYIKTAKTLEYIPRMLIAQNAGWVDPQFVAEMNKDIEGHITRSPFALDLQAKKPLIRQINELFKKQKDNPGGRDISEAPTRALTAFTVLVDAINRAKSTNPEEIRKALVATNVPPDQLLMPWTGVRFDEKGQNAGVRAILQQIQKGAYATIWPFDLAAADVIYPLPGFKDKK; encoded by the coding sequence ATGCGACGTGCCGTCCGCCTGCTCTCTCTGGCCCTGTCCGCCGTGTTCGCGACCGCGTCCGCGTCTCACGCTCAGGCTCCCAAGGAAGTCGTGATCGGTGTCATCTATCCTCTCAGCGGCAACCTGGCGCAGATCGGTATCGACTCGGTCACCGCCATGAAAATGGCCGTGGAGCTCTACAACACCAAGTCCGATCTCAACCTGCCCGCCATGAAGAAGACGACCGAGGGCCTGCCCGGGCTGGGGGGAGCCAAGATCCGTCTGATTGTGGTGGACCATCAGGGCAAGCCCGACGTGGGCCAGGCGGAGGCGGAGCGGCTCATCACCCAGGAAAAGGTGACGGCCATTCTCGGCTCCGTCTTCTCGAGCGTCACCGCCACCACCAGCCAGGTCGCCGAGCGCTACGGGGTGCCGCACATGAACGGGGAGTCCTCGTCGCCGTCGCTGACGGAGCGCGGATTCAAGTGGTTCTTTCGCACCTCGCCGCACGACGGCCACTTCACGCTCGCCATGTTCGACTTCCTGAAGGATTTCGAGAAGAAGAAGGGCGTCAAGTTCAAGACCGTCGGCCTCATGCACGAGGACACCCTCTTCGGCGCCGACTCGGGCAAGGTGCAGGAGGAGCTGGCGAAGAAGTACGGCTACGAGGTGGTGCTCAACATGGCGTATCGCGCCAAGACGACGAGCCTCGACGCCGAGGTGGGCAGGCTCAAGGCGGCCGGCCCCGACGTGTTCTTCCCCACCTCCTATACCTCGGACGCCGTGCTCTACATCAAGACGGCCAAGACCCTCGAGTACATCCCGCGGATGCTCATCGCCCAGAACGCGGGGTGGGTAGATCCGCAGTTCGTCGCGGAGATGAACAAGGACATCGAGGGGCACATCACGCGCTCGCCCTTTGCCCTCGACCTCCAGGCCAAGAAGCCGCTCATCCGCCAGATCAACGAGCTCTTCAAGAAGCAGAAGGACAATCCGGGGGGCCGCGACATCTCCGAGGCGCCCACGCGCGCGCTGACCGCCTTCACCGTGCTCGTGGACGCCATCAACCGCGCCAAGTCCACCAACCCCGAGGAGATCCGCAAGGCCCTCGTGGCCACCAATGTCCCCCCCGACCAGCTCTTGATGCCCTGGACGGGGGTACGATTCGACGAGAAGGGTCAGAACGCCGGGGTGCGCGCCATTCTCCAGCAGATCCAGAAGGGCGCGTATGCGACCATCTGGCCCTTCGACCTGGCCGCGGCCGACGTGATCTATCCCCTGCCGGGCTTCAAAGACAAGAAGTAA
- a CDS encoding branched-chain amino acid ABC transporter permease, which produces MPAGTRWTGASILLLLLLAFPLVFTQPHPRHVVITIFLFAMLAQAWNLLAGYCGQISLGHAVFFGAGAYTSTLLVKYFDLSPWLGMVVGAVVAVAVSQLIGYPVFRLRGHYFAIATIAVGEIVNTLMINWDWAGGARGLFVPIKRPDSFLNLQFHQSKQNYYYIALGLLLLAFWITRKVERSRMGYYLRAIREDQDAAASLGIPVAAYKQRAMALSAALTALGGSFYAQYILFIDPDSVFPTALSILICLVAVLGGIGTLWGPLIGAAILIPLGEWTRIYFGGTGKAMDLLIYGALIMLVSIIQPGGIMALAQRGRRRTG; this is translated from the coding sequence ATGCCCGCGGGGACGCGCTGGACGGGTGCCAGCATCCTGCTCCTCCTCCTTCTGGCCTTTCCGCTGGTCTTCACCCAGCCCCACCCGCGCCATGTCGTCATCACGATCTTCCTGTTCGCGATGCTCGCCCAGGCCTGGAATCTCCTGGCCGGATATTGCGGCCAGATCTCGCTCGGCCACGCGGTCTTCTTCGGCGCGGGAGCGTACACGTCCACGCTGCTCGTGAAGTACTTCGACCTCTCGCCCTGGCTAGGCATGGTGGTGGGCGCCGTGGTAGCCGTGGCGGTCTCCCAGCTGATCGGCTATCCGGTCTTCCGGCTGCGCGGCCACTACTTCGCCATCGCCACCATCGCGGTGGGCGAGATCGTCAACACGCTCATGATCAACTGGGACTGGGCAGGCGGGGCGCGCGGGCTCTTCGTCCCCATCAAGCGCCCGGACTCGTTCCTGAACCTCCAGTTCCACCAGAGCAAGCAGAACTACTACTACATCGCGCTGGGACTCCTGCTCCTCGCGTTCTGGATCACCCGCAAGGTCGAGCGGTCCCGCATGGGCTACTACCTGCGCGCCATCCGCGAGGACCAGGATGCCGCGGCGAGCCTCGGCATCCCCGTGGCCGCCTACAAGCAGCGGGCCATGGCCCTGTCGGCCGCCCTGACCGCGCTCGGCGGCAGCTTCTACGCGCAGTACATCCTCTTCATCGACCCGGACTCGGTATTCCCCACGGCGCTCAGCATCCTGATCTGCCTCGTGGCCGTGCTGGGCGGCATCGGCACGCTCTGGGGGCCGCTCATCGGCGCGGCCATTCTCATCCCGCTCGGCGAGTGGACACGCATCTATTTCGGCGGCACGGGCAAGGCCATGGATCTCCTGATCTACGGTGCCCTCATCATGCTGGTCTCGATCATCCAGCCGGGTGGCATCATGGCCCTCGCCCAACGCGGCCGCCGCCGGACGGGCTGA